One Flagellimonas sp. CMM7 genomic region harbors:
- a CDS encoding sodium:alanine symporter family protein, which produces MKYRLLAIISMLIPVFSFAQETAEIGLDKKIDQAFAPVSDFFNTVIFFEIMGTPFVLILLVGSALFFTLYFGFPNIRHFWTAINVVRGKYDELEGEEGHGVEKAEVNIVDGDLPDTIRDESHEGEVSHFQALATAVSGTVGNGNIAGVALAIALGGPGATFWMIICGLLGMSTKFVECTLGVQYRDVDENGTVYGGPMYYISKGLKERGFKTLGKVAAALFAIFCIGGSFGGGNAAQSNQATIVVKELMGLESTSAGAIIGLILAIVVGVIIIGGIKRIASVTEKVVPFMALLYILACLYIIFGNFSLIDDAISLIISEAFNPTAIGVGGIIGVLLVGFRRAAFSNEAGAGSASIAHSAVKTKYSASEGLVALLEPFIDTVVICTMTALVIIIFNFGGVFDYGGDGSGVVMIDGMPYEGAGITSKAFAEYIPYSNVFLTVAVVLFAVSTMISWSYYGLQSWKFLFGRGKKMDLVYKFLFCIFVIIGAAASMDSIWAFSDAMIFAMVFPNMVGLYFLFPVVKKQLARYMDAIKASK; this is translated from the coding sequence ATGAAGTATAGACTTCTTGCGATTATCTCAATGTTGATTCCAGTATTTTCCTTTGCACAAGAAACAGCAGAGATTGGCTTGGATAAAAAAATAGACCAAGCATTTGCTCCCGTTTCTGACTTCTTTAATACTGTGATTTTCTTTGAAATTATGGGGACGCCTTTTGTACTGATTCTATTAGTAGGTAGTGCCCTGTTTTTTACGCTTTATTTCGGATTTCCAAATATTAGACACTTTTGGACAGCCATAAATGTTGTTAGAGGTAAATATGATGAATTGGAAGGAGAAGAAGGTCATGGGGTTGAAAAGGCTGAAGTCAATATAGTAGATGGGGATTTGCCAGATACAATTAGAGATGAGAGTCATGAAGGTGAAGTAAGTCATTTTCAAGCATTGGCCACTGCTGTTTCCGGTACAGTTGGTAATGGTAATATTGCAGGTGTTGCCTTAGCTATTGCCTTGGGAGGGCCTGGAGCTACTTTTTGGATGATTATCTGTGGTTTGTTGGGAATGTCTACCAAGTTCGTGGAATGTACTTTGGGAGTTCAATATAGAGATGTTGATGAAAACGGGACGGTTTATGGTGGTCCCATGTATTATATAAGTAAAGGACTTAAAGAACGTGGCTTTAAAACCCTTGGTAAAGTTGCCGCAGCTTTGTTTGCCATATTTTGTATTGGGGGTTCTTTTGGTGGTGGAAACGCCGCACAGTCAAATCAAGCTACTATTGTTGTAAAAGAGTTGATGGGATTGGAGAGTACAAGCGCTGGAGCTATAATAGGTTTGATTTTGGCAATCGTTGTTGGTGTGATTATTATTGGCGGAATTAAAAGGATAGCGTCCGTAACGGAAAAAGTTGTTCCGTTTATGGCACTACTTTATATACTTGCCTGTTTGTATATTATTTTCGGAAACTTTAGTTTGATTGATGATGCTATTTCATTAATAATTAGTGAAGCGTTCAACCCTACCGCCATAGGAGTTGGTGGTATAATAGGAGTCTTGTTAGTTGGCTTTAGACGTGCTGCTTTTTCAAACGAAGCCGGTGCAGGTTCTGCTTCCATTGCTCACTCTGCGGTAAAGACCAAATATTCGGCATCTGAAGGTTTGGTTGCTTTGTTGGAACCTTTTATTGATACCGTTGTAATTTGTACAATGACAGCTTTGGTAATAATAATTTTCAACTTTGGAGGTGTTTTTGACTATGGAGGAGATGGGTCTGGTGTTGTAATGATTGATGGCATGCCTTATGAGGGTGCAGGTATCACTTCTAAAGCGTTTGCAGAATATATTCCTTACTCCAATGTATTCTTGACTGTTGCCGTAGTTCTATTTGCGGTATCAACTATGATTTCATGGTCTTACTATGGTCTTCAATCTTGGAAATTCCTTTTTGGAAGAGGCAAAAAAATGGATTTAGTCTATAAGTTCCTTTTTTGCATTTTCGTTATAATAGGTGCAGCGGCTAGTATGGATTCTATCTGGGCTTTTTCAGATGCTATGATATTTGCCATGGTATTCCCAAATATGGTTGGATTATACTTCTTGTTTCCAGTTGTGAAGAAACAACTTGCTCGTTATATGGATGCAATAAAAGCATCAAAATAA
- a CDS encoding M14 family metallopeptidase codes for MFKLSDIGVYASNEFNGARLNAFEKLNDSTVVISITPENEPINNSAYYSFLIWSKDKKEIYLKFEYPSQYKHRYAPKIKRVGNGWEQLKDEDIIKEGNGAIVRLDIDKTPILVSAQELSTSTDTEKWVNSLITGKEEYVRLLSAGKSKFLRDIPVLDIYKGTKHKKPIVVLMTRQHPPEVTGFFAYQFFLETILNRSELSNIFLENYRVLAFPIVNPDGVDLGNWRHNGGGIDLNRDWSTYNQPEIRNVATFITNTQNGSDGRIMLGLDFHSTYKDVFYTNKTRTKTTMPNFIPDWFNALENNIPGYIVNEKSSDSRTPNSKGWFLYGHNAVGITYEIGDATPRKQIELVGKVSAKEMMRILMEQIE; via the coding sequence ATGTTCAAGCTAAGTGATATTGGTGTATATGCCAGTAACGAGTTTAATGGTGCACGTCTGAATGCTTTTGAAAAACTAAATGACAGCACAGTTGTCATATCAATCACTCCAGAAAATGAACCCATTAACAACAGTGCGTATTATTCTTTTTTGATATGGTCAAAGGACAAAAAAGAGATTTACCTCAAGTTTGAGTATCCTTCCCAATACAAACATAGGTACGCTCCAAAGATAAAAAGGGTAGGCAACGGTTGGGAGCAATTAAAAGATGAAGATATCATAAAAGAGGGTAATGGTGCAATAGTAAGACTTGATATTGACAAAACACCGATTTTGGTATCTGCCCAAGAATTATCAACATCAACAGATACAGAAAAATGGGTTAACTCACTTATAACAGGAAAAGAAGAATATGTAAGACTATTATCTGCAGGAAAATCTAAATTTCTTAGAGACATCCCGGTCTTGGACATCTACAAGGGCACAAAGCATAAAAAGCCAATTGTAGTTTTAATGACACGCCAGCATCCTCCAGAAGTAACAGGTTTCTTTGCATACCAGTTTTTTTTGGAGACGATATTGAACAGATCAGAACTATCAAACATTTTTTTGGAGAACTACAGAGTTTTGGCATTCCCCATAGTGAATCCTGATGGGGTCGATTTGGGTAACTGGAGACATAATGGTGGGGGCATTGACCTCAACAGAGACTGGTCTACATATAATCAACCAGAAATCAGAAATGTCGCAACCTTTATAACAAATACCCAAAACGGAAGTGATGGTAGAATTATGCTGGGATTGGATTTTCACTCCACCTATAAAGATGTGTTTTATACAAACAAAACGAGAACAAAAACGACAATGCCAAATTTTATCCCTGATTGGTTCAATGCTTTGGAGAATAACATACCGGGTTACATTGTTAACGAGAAAAGCAGTGATAGCAGGACACCAAACTCCAAAGGTTGGTTCCTTTACGGCCATAATGCCGTAGGTATTACTTATGAAATTGGGGACGCTACACCAAGAAAGCAAATAGAACTCGTAGGAAAAGTTTCTGCAAAAGAAATGATGCGGATTTTAATGGAACAAATAGAATAA
- a CDS encoding TrkA family potassium uptake protein: MIKLLRSKIVWAFSLMLLVLLFGVIGYKTISGFSWVEAIYMTIITVTTVGFSEVRPLDANAKVFTVFLIVTSVFIFGFALSVITEYLLGRNSLQILKKKKVKKRIDSLSNHVVVCGYGRNGMQAAERLKEYKRPFVVIERDKEVVEHHEDDALFIEGDANEDEILYAAGIERAQYLITALPDDAANLFIVLSARQLNKNLFIISRASQITSQAKLRLAGANKVIMPDKIGGDHMASLVVMPDLITFMDKLSMEGEHTTNLEEVEIEDFTDQIDCNSLRDLDLRRKTGCTIIGYIEPDGNYIINPEADLVLQPKGKVIVLGRPEQIRKLNEMFQIG; this comes from the coding sequence ATGATAAAATTATTGCGTTCTAAAATAGTATGGGCATTTTCTTTAATGCTGCTGGTATTGTTGTTTGGTGTAATTGGATATAAAACTATATCTGGGTTTTCATGGGTTGAGGCAATTTACATGACCATTATTACAGTTACCACGGTGGGCTTTTCTGAAGTGAGGCCCCTGGATGCCAATGCAAAAGTTTTTACTGTATTTTTAATCGTTACCAGTGTTTTTATCTTTGGTTTTGCCTTATCCGTAATTACGGAATACTTGTTAGGAAGAAATTCGCTTCAGATATTAAAAAAGAAAAAAGTGAAAAAAAGAATAGATAGTTTATCCAATCATGTAGTTGTTTGCGGATATGGAAGAAATGGAATGCAAGCTGCGGAAAGATTAAAAGAGTACAAAAGACCTTTTGTTGTAATTGAAAGAGACAAAGAGGTGGTAGAACACCACGAAGATGATGCCCTTTTTATAGAAGGAGACGCCAATGAAGACGAGATTCTTTATGCTGCTGGAATTGAACGGGCACAATACCTAATTACTGCTTTACCAGATGATGCTGCAAATTTGTTCATCGTTCTTTCCGCCCGTCAACTGAACAAGAATCTTTTTATTATCAGTAGGGCATCACAAATTACCTCACAAGCAAAATTACGATTGGCAGGTGCCAATAAAGTGATTATGCCAGATAAAATAGGAGGAGATCATATGGCATCACTTGTGGTAATGCCAGATTTGATAACCTTTATGGACAAACTCTCCATGGAAGGTGAACATACCACAAACTTGGAGGAAGTTGAAATCGAAGATTTTACCGATCAAATAGACTGTAATTCGCTACGCGATTTGGATTTAAGAAGAAAAACAGGATGCACGATAATAGGCTATATTGAACCAGATGGAAATTATATTATTAACCCAGAGGCGGATTTAGTGCTACAACCCAAAGGTAAAGTCATAGTTTTAGGGAGACCAGAGCAAATTAGAAAGCTTAATGAAATGTTTCAGATTGGATAG
- a CDS encoding tyrosine-type recombinase/integrase, producing the protein MPVESFISYLQLEKNYSLHTIKAYEKDVTEFSDFCSIEYDITDIAEVNYTIIRSWIVFMSNKEIANRTINRKISSLRAYYRFLQKINQISVSPLVKHKALKTSKKLEVPFSEKEMEEILSEIPFDNDFEGVRDKLIIELLYATGIRRAELVGLQLKDINYANNTIKVLGKRNKERILPLLPSTISMLQNYVLLRSKLEKTESSSYLFLTKGGLKIYETLVYRTINKYFSLVSPKVKKSPHILRHTFATHLLNRGADLNSVKELLGHSSLASTQVYTHNSIAELKKVHLKAHPRNKE; encoded by the coding sequence ATGCCTGTAGAATCATTTATATCGTATTTGCAGTTAGAGAAAAACTATTCTCTGCATACCATAAAAGCTTATGAAAAAGATGTAACCGAATTTTCTGATTTCTGCTCTATTGAATATGATATAACAGATATTGCTGAAGTGAACTACACAATCATTAGAAGTTGGATTGTTTTTATGTCCAATAAAGAGATTGCCAATAGGACCATAAACAGGAAAATATCCTCGTTGCGGGCCTACTATAGGTTCTTGCAAAAAATCAATCAAATAAGTGTTTCACCATTAGTTAAACATAAAGCACTTAAGACCAGTAAAAAACTAGAAGTTCCATTTTCCGAAAAAGAAATGGAAGAAATACTATCAGAAATACCATTTGACAATGATTTTGAAGGGGTGCGGGATAAGCTCATTATAGAGTTGTTATATGCGACCGGTATTCGTAGGGCAGAATTAGTGGGACTCCAATTAAAAGACATTAATTACGCAAACAATACTATTAAAGTATTGGGAAAAAGAAACAAAGAACGCATTCTTCCCCTCTTGCCATCCACGATTTCTATGTTGCAGAATTATGTATTGCTACGCTCTAAACTGGAAAAAACAGAAAGCAGCTCTTATTTATTTTTAACAAAAGGTGGTCTTAAAATTTATGAAACACTTGTTTATCGAACTATAAATAAGTATTTTAGTTTGGTGTCCCCAAAGGTAAAAAAGAGTCCACATATTTTAAGGCATACTTTTGCAACACACTTACTTAATAGGGGAGCAGATTTAAATTCTGTTAAAGAATTATTGGGTCATTCAAGTTTAGCGTCTACGCAAGTATACACGCATAACAGTATAGCTGAATTAAAAAAGGTTCACCTAAAGGCCCATCCCAGAAACAAGGAATAG
- the hpf gene encoding ribosome hibernation-promoting factor, HPF/YfiA family yields the protein MKVNAQSVNFIADAKLMDFIQKRMDKLEVFYDKVIGSDVYLKVENTSAKENKIVEIKLLVPRDKLIVKKQCKSFEEAVDSACNSLERKLVKKKEKLRAKA from the coding sequence ATGAAAGTAAATGCACAATCGGTAAATTTTATTGCGGATGCCAAGCTTATGGATTTCATTCAGAAAAGAATGGATAAGCTAGAAGTTTTTTATGATAAAGTCATCGGTTCTGACGTTTATTTAAAAGTTGAAAATACAAGTGCAAAAGAGAATAAGATAGTAGAAATTAAGTTATTAGTGCCCAGAGATAAGCTTATCGTAAAAAAACAATGTAAATCGTTTGAGGAGGCTGTAGATTCAGCTTGTAATTCTTTGGAAAGGAAATTGGTAAAAAAGAAAGAAAAATTAAGAGCAAAAGCTTGA
- a CDS encoding PspC domain-containing protein: protein MSLFYNTLYYFQKRGFEVCRRIAERLGIRARVVRTTFIYLTFATLGFGFALYLFMAFWLRIKDLVYTKRTSVFDL from the coding sequence ATGAGTTTGTTTTACAATACACTCTATTACTTCCAAAAAAGGGGCTTTGAAGTCTGCAGACGTATCGCTGAGCGTTTGGGTATTAGAGCTAGAGTGGTTAGGACTACCTTCATATATTTAACGTTTGCCACTTTGGGCTTTGGTTTTGCCCTTTATCTTTTTATGGCGTTTTGGCTGCGAATCAAAGATCTTGTGTACACCAAAAGAACTTCAGTATTTGACCTCTAA
- a CDS encoding helix-hairpin-helix domain-containing protein, whose translation MKSHFKVNKQERSGIFFLLLIVIILQGIYFYVKTNPSSKPSKISINMMAESKLDSLRLLALKKDSVKIFPFNPNYITDYKGYALGMSLEELDRLFAYRKQRKFINSVDDFQMVTKVSDSLLKTMSPYFKFPEWTQKNKPRFVKGKSNGISKEKKVDKVSDINLATATDLKTIRGIGDKLSARIVKFRDRLGGFVINEQLNDVYGLEPDVAKEVLDKFVVIQSPKVEKININVSSASQISQLVYISYVVADKIVAYREVNGRINSFDELTTIEGFPSEKLDRITLYLSL comes from the coding sequence ATGAAATCCCACTTTAAGGTCAACAAACAAGAACGAAGTGGGATTTTCTTTTTACTCCTTATTGTAATCATCTTACAAGGAATCTATTTTTATGTAAAGACGAATCCTTCCAGCAAGCCATCCAAGATTAGCATAAATATGATGGCGGAATCCAAATTGGATAGCTTAAGATTGTTAGCATTAAAAAAAGATTCAGTAAAGATCTTTCCTTTCAACCCAAATTATATTACAGATTACAAAGGCTATGCCTTGGGGATGTCCCTAGAGGAGTTAGATAGATTGTTTGCCTATAGAAAACAGAGAAAATTCATCAATTCTGTTGATGATTTTCAGATGGTGACAAAAGTATCTGATTCACTTTTAAAGACGATGTCACCGTATTTTAAATTTCCCGAATGGACTCAAAAAAATAAACCAAGATTTGTTAAAGGTAAATCTAATGGCATATCCAAAGAAAAGAAAGTTGACAAAGTCAGCGATATAAATTTGGCTACAGCAACCGATTTGAAAACGATTAGAGGAATAGGGGATAAGTTATCAGCGCGTATAGTGAAATTTAGAGATCGATTGGGCGGATTTGTAATCAACGAGCAATTGAATGATGTTTACGGGTTGGAACCTGATGTTGCGAAAGAAGTACTTGATAAGTTTGTTGTGATACAATCACCCAAAGTAGAAAAAATCAATATTAATGTTTCAAGTGCTTCCCAAATCTCTCAACTAGTATACATATCCTATGTTGTCGCGGATAAAATTGTAGCGTATAGGGAGGTTAACGGAAGAATTAATTCCTTTGACGAATTGACAACCATTGAAGGTTTTCCATCGGAAAAACTAGATAGAATAACGCTATATTTGTCACTTTAA
- a CDS encoding DUF2851 family protein, with protein sequence MREDLLHFIWKHHKFQRKQLVTSTNESVKIKNTGTLNQFSGPDFFNAVIEIDGQTWAGNIEIHLKSSDWYAHHHEKDDNYNNVILHVVWEDDMHVFRKDGTTIPTLVLKDYIPSKLLERHQDLFKHSKSSFINCEKDLNTIDDFLLQNWLDRLYIERLEQKSSLIFELLKKSKNDWENVLFILLMKNFGSKVNGEFFLEKAKNLDFSIIRKTRSSIDQIESLLFGYFGLLEKKDCKDTYFLQLKKEHEFLFKKFELSITSEKPEFFGLRPSNFPTVRLSQLANLYGKHQNLFSKLMEIDKLEEMYTVFETSASSYWNDHFTFGKVSKKSKKKLSKRFVDLLVINTIVPVKFCYAKHLGKDWNENLISFISQISKEENSIVAGFENLGVKTKNALQSQAKIQLYNNYCSKNKCLQCNLGAHLLNRNT encoded by the coding sequence ATGCGAGAAGACCTACTTCATTTTATTTGGAAGCATCATAAGTTCCAAAGAAAACAACTTGTTACCTCCACCAACGAATCAGTAAAAATCAAGAATACCGGAACCTTGAACCAGTTTTCAGGTCCCGATTTTTTCAATGCAGTAATTGAGATTGATGGACAAACATGGGCTGGCAACATAGAGATACATCTTAAATCATCTGATTGGTATGCCCATCATCACGAAAAAGATGACAACTACAATAATGTAATATTGCATGTGGTTTGGGAGGATGACATGCATGTTTTTAGAAAAGACGGCACTACCATTCCTACCTTGGTATTAAAAGATTATATCCCTTCCAAACTTTTGGAAAGGCACCAAGATCTTTTTAAGCATTCAAAATCATCCTTTATTAATTGTGAAAAAGACCTTAACACGATTGATGATTTTTTACTTCAGAATTGGCTGGATAGACTTTACATTGAACGTTTAGAACAGAAATCCAGTTTAATCTTTGAGCTTCTCAAAAAGTCAAAGAATGATTGGGAGAATGTTCTTTTTATACTGTTAATGAAGAATTTTGGTTCTAAAGTAAATGGGGAGTTCTTTTTGGAAAAAGCCAAAAATCTTGATTTTTCCATTATTCGCAAAACGAGAAGCAGTATAGATCAGATAGAAAGTCTGCTGTTCGGTTATTTTGGATTATTAGAAAAAAAGGATTGTAAAGACACGTACTTTCTGCAATTAAAAAAGGAACATGAGTTTCTTTTTAAAAAATTTGAGTTATCCATTACTTCTGAAAAACCTGAATTTTTTGGTTTGCGACCATCAAACTTTCCTACTGTTCGCTTGTCGCAATTGGCCAATTTATATGGAAAGCACCAAAACTTGTTTTCAAAACTAATGGAAATAGACAAGCTGGAAGAGATGTATACCGTTTTTGAAACATCTGCAAGTTCATATTGGAACGATCATTTTACTTTTGGTAAAGTTTCCAAGAAAAGTAAAAAGAAGCTTTCAAAACGTTTTGTAGATTTGCTCGTGATCAACACTATTGTTCCTGTTAAATTTTGCTACGCCAAACACTTGGGAAAGGATTGGAATGAAAATTTAATTTCGTTCATTTCGCAAATAAGTAAAGAAGAAAACTCAATAGTTGCTGGTTTCGAAAATCTTGGTGTTAAAACTAAAAATGCTTTGCAAAGTCAAGCCAAAATTCAATTGTACAATAACTATTGTTCAAAAAATAAATGCTTACAGTGTAATTTAGGAGCGCATTTATTGAATAGAAATACATAA
- a CDS encoding acyl-CoA dehydrogenase family protein, with protein sequence MNSMYFTEEHQLFRESLKDFLQKDVVPHIEKWEETGTIDRFIWKKFGDMGYFGLATPETEEGLGLDLFYTVILLEELQKINSGGFAAAIWAHVYLAMTHLNKNGNEAQKKKYLIPSVLGDKVGCLGVTEPFGGSDVAGMRTTATRKGDSYVINGSKTFITNGVYGDYIILAAKTDPTAGNKGISIFIVDLESPGVSSSKLNKLGWRASDTAELAFDNVEVPAANLMGEEGKGFTFIMEAFALERLVMAINAHARAEWALDYAIQYMSERQTFGKPIDQYQALRHRLVDLHADMDLCKHYNYMVVSKMEKGEYVVREATISKLKSTKMADEVIYNCLQFLGGYGYIEDYPMARMLRDSRLGPIGGGTSEILREIIAKIIIDKKDYRPPSN encoded by the coding sequence ATGAACAGTATGTACTTCACTGAAGAACATCAACTTTTTAGAGAAAGTCTAAAAGATTTTCTACAAAAAGATGTAGTCCCACATATAGAAAAATGGGAAGAAACCGGTACAATAGACCGCTTTATTTGGAAAAAATTTGGGGACATGGGCTACTTTGGCCTGGCAACACCAGAAACCGAAGAAGGGCTGGGTCTTGACCTTTTCTATACCGTAATCTTACTTGAAGAATTACAAAAGATAAATTCTGGAGGTTTTGCCGCAGCTATTTGGGCACATGTGTATTTGGCAATGACCCATTTAAACAAAAATGGGAACGAAGCACAAAAGAAGAAATATTTGATTCCAAGTGTACTTGGTGATAAAGTAGGTTGTTTGGGGGTTACAGAACCTTTTGGTGGAAGTGATGTTGCTGGTATGAGAACTACCGCTACGCGCAAAGGGGATTCATATGTAATAAATGGGTCAAAGACCTTTATCACAAATGGTGTTTATGGGGATTATATCATTTTAGCTGCTAAAACTGACCCAACAGCAGGAAATAAAGGCATCAGTATATTTATAGTAGATTTAGAAAGCCCCGGTGTTTCTTCAAGTAAGTTGAATAAGCTGGGTTGGAGAGCGTCTGACACGGCAGAGTTGGCATTTGATAATGTTGAGGTTCCAGCTGCAAACTTAATGGGTGAGGAAGGAAAAGGATTCACCTTTATTATGGAGGCGTTTGCATTAGAGCGATTGGTTATGGCAATTAATGCCCATGCGAGGGCTGAATGGGCCTTGGACTATGCCATTCAATATATGTCGGAAAGACAAACGTTCGGTAAGCCTATAGATCAGTACCAAGCCTTGCGCCATCGTCTTGTGGATTTACATGCAGATATGGATTTGTGCAAACACTACAATTATATGGTTGTATCTAAAATGGAGAAGGGGGAATATGTGGTTCGTGAAGCTACCATATCAAAACTCAAGTCAACTAAGATGGCGGATGAGGTAATTTACAACTGTCTTCAGTTTTTAGGCGGTTATGGTTACATAGAGGACTATCCTATGGCTCGTATGTTAAGAGATAGTAGGTTAGGCCCTATAGGTGGAGGAACCTCTGAAATCCTAAGAGAGATAATTGCTAAAATAATAATTGATAAAAAAGACTACCGTCCACCAAGTAACTAG
- the rpsU gene encoding 30S ribosomal protein S21, whose protein sequence is MLIIPVKEGENIDRALKRFKRKFDKTGTMRQLRKRQQFTKPSVKRRAEIQKAEYIQGLRDQEEI, encoded by the coding sequence ATGTTAATTATACCAGTAAAAGAAGGAGAAAACATCGATAGAGCTTTAAAGCGTTTCAAGCGTAAGTTTGATAAGACCGGCACTATGCGTCAGTTGAGAAAAAGGCAACAGTTTACTAAGCCTTCAGTAAAGCGAAGAGCCGAAATACAAAAAGCTGAATATATACAAGGACTAAGAGACCAAGAAGAAATTTAA